One Drosophila virilis strain 15010-1051.87 chromosome 5, Dvir_AGI_RSII-ME, whole genome shotgun sequence DNA window includes the following coding sequences:
- the LOC26531344 gene encoding uncharacterized protein isoform X2: protein MAEYIHHPGTGRTSLQKLFLAENGGIMRNGSVEGTKFAQPAALSHLIYGWFRLPALCLAYKAVYITIIEVYTYYRSDSQRQALRTHWISTPLCSSQSCFT from the exons ATGGCCGAATATATACACCACCCAGGCACCGGCCGCACATCATTG CAAAAATTATTTCTCGCAGAAAATGGCGGCATTATGCGCAATGGATCTGTCGAAGGCACCAAATTCGCGCAACCTGCAGCCCTGTCACACTTGATTTATGG CTGGTTTCGCCTTCCTGCATTATGCTTGGCCTATAAAGCAGTATATATTACAATAATTGAAGTTTACACATACTACCGGAGTGATAGCCAGAGACAAGCGCT GCGCACACATTGGATTTCAACTCCTCTTTGTTCCAGTCAGTCGTGCTTCACATAG
- the LOC26531344 gene encoding uncharacterized protein isoform X1, translated as MPNCVFKCWHRNGRIYTPPRHRPHIIENGGIMRNGSVEGTKFAQPAALSHLIYGWFRLPALCLAYKAVYITIIEVYTYYRSDSQRQALRTHWISTPLCSSQSCFT; from the exons ATGCCGAACTGCGTTTTCAAATGTTGGCACAGGAATGGCCGAATATATACACCACCCAGGCACCGGCCGCACATCATTG AAAATGGCGGCATTATGCGCAATGGATCTGTCGAAGGCACCAAATTCGCGCAACCTGCAGCCCTGTCACACTTGATTTATGG CTGGTTTCGCCTTCCTGCATTATGCTTGGCCTATAAAGCAGTATATATTACAATAATTGAAGTTTACACATACTACCGGAGTGATAGCCAGAGACAAGCGCT GCGCACACATTGGATTTCAACTCCTCTTTGTTCCAGTCAGTCGTGCTTCACATAG
- the Ote gene encoding otefin, producing MADADNLDNLSNAELRAQMLAQGLPNIPVTDSSRKVLVKRLRASLGGNATLPAATASPKKTSTRRDTLQPAAAVAQVDKLDGIQAATKTRRTIAYTPNDTKEAERRRQPVNKPETVPEAVAAAKPVEAVATKAAPIQSRRISNSERREQIPERVIRKPETIAEEPTVPKKRNNENTLMVNSLIILESDEEEDEQLAQAARNAEDQYTHNKQAAQQLKLSATTINTHDYVPKSLYPNLQPTQEQQRPRQIYEQAPSTSQPRTTLGSSSISSSLDYRVSTGRYSSYVSPPAQSYITGASRAAAAVATAAPLGASGFQRSAPRTFSNEFSDDTAEEEEDATQGVRFESDFARNLARLRAERIGDRSTSYRRTVAGGSITGGRRSLRPEQNSSSAALMRWWQSLDHKYKVTSKLFILIVVLLLCGVYRFFY from the coding sequence ATGGCCGACGCTGATAATTTAGACAACTTGTCCAACGCCGAGCTGCGTGCACAGATGCTGGCACAGGGATTACCGAATATACCAGTCACAGACAGCAGTCGCAAAGTTTTAGTAAAACGTTTGCGTGCCTCACTTGGCGGCAACGCCACTTTGCCGGCAGCCACTGCCAGCCCTAAGAAGACCAGCACACGCCGCGATACTTTgcagccagctgctgctgtcgcacAGGTAGATAAACTAGATGGCATCCAGGCCGCAACCAAGACTCGCCGCACCATTGCCTATACGCCCAACGACACCAAAGAGGCCGAACGTCGCCGCCAGCCGGTGAACAAGCCGGAAACTGTGCCGGAGGCGGTTGCAGCAGCCAAACCAGTTGAAGCTGTAGCAACCAAGGCCGCGCCCATACAGTCACGTCGCATCTCCAACTCGGAGCGCCGTGAACAGATACCCGAGCGGGTGATTCGAAAGCCCGAAACCATTGCAGAGGAGCCAACAGTGCCGAAGAAGCGTAACAATGAGAACACATTGATGGTCAATTCATTGATAATACTGGAGTCGGATGAGGAGGAGGACGAGCAGCTGGCCCAGGCTGCTCGCAATGCTGAGGATCagtacacacacaacaaacaggCCGCCCAGCAGCTCAAGCTGAGTGCCACCACAATAAATACTCATGATTATGTACCCAAGTCGCTGTATCCTAACCTGCAGCCCACGCAGGAGCAGCAACGTCCCAGACAGATCTATGAGCAGGCACCCAGTACCAGCCAGCCGCGCACTACcctgggcagcagcagcatcagcagcagccttGATTACCGTGTTTCAACTGGACGTTACAGCAGCTACGTGAGTCCGCCCGCTCAAAGCTATATAACTGGAGCCTcaagagctgctgctgctgttgctaccgCTGCTCCGCTCGGTGCCTCCGGCTTTCAACGCTCGGCACCGCGCACCTTCAGCAATGAATTCAGCGATGATACCGCTGAGGAGGAAGAGGATGCCACGCAGGGCGTTCGTTTCGAGAGCGACTTTGCCCGCAATTTGGCCCGCCTGCGTGCCGAACGTATTGGGGACCGCAGCACCTCCTACAGACGCACCGTGGCTGGCGGCAGCATTACTGGCGGTCGTCGCTCTCTACGCCCGGAGCAAAATTCTTCATCTGCTGCCTTAATGCGCTGGTGGCAGAGCCTGGAtcacaaatacaaggtcacaTCGAAGCTGTTCATATTGattgttgtgctgctgctgtgtggcGTCTATCGCTTCTTTTACTAG
- the pen-2 gene encoding gamma-secretase subunit pen-2 → MDLSKAPNPRKLQLCRTYFLTGFAFLPFVWAINVCWFFAEAFRKPTYPEQSQIKRYVIYSAIGTLFWTIALITWIVIFQTNRAAWGATADYISFIIPLGSA, encoded by the exons ATGGACTTATCGAAGGCACCAAATCCACGCAAGCTGCAGCTCTGTCGCACCTACTTTTTGA CTGGATTCGCTTTTCTGCCATTTGTTTGGGCCATAAATGTTTGTTGGTTCTTTGCGGAAGCTTTTCGCAAACCGACATATCCCGAGCAGAGTCAAATAAAACGCT ATGTGATTTACTCAGCAATAGGCACACTCTTTTGGACAATCGCCTTGATCACCTGGATTGTCATATTCCAAACGAATCGGGCTGCTTGGGGCGCGACTGCAGACTATATTAGCTTTATAATACCACTGGGCAGTGcataa
- the LOC26531344 gene encoding uncharacterized protein isoform X3: MPNCVFKCWHRNGRIYTPPRHRPHIIENGGIMRNGSVEGTKFAQPAALSHLIYGWFRLPALCLAYKAVYITIIEVYTYYRSDSQRQAL, translated from the exons ATGCCGAACTGCGTTTTCAAATGTTGGCACAGGAATGGCCGAATATATACACCACCCAGGCACCGGCCGCACATCATTG AAAATGGCGGCATTATGCGCAATGGATCTGTCGAAGGCACCAAATTCGCGCAACCTGCAGCCCTGTCACACTTGATTTATGG CTGGTTTCGCCTTCCTGCATTATGCTTGGCCTATAAAGCAGTATATATTACAATAATTGAAGTTTACACATACTACCGGAGTGATAGCCAGAGACAAGCGCTGTAA